The Vicia villosa cultivar HV-30 ecotype Madison, WI unplaced genomic scaffold, Vvil1.0 ctg.002564F_1_1, whole genome shotgun sequence genome includes a window with the following:
- the LOC131639222 gene encoding cyclic dof factor 1-like, whose amino-acid sequence MIESKDPAIKLFGQKILAEAMDVEEERDGYLSESESEDEETTKDHEAKKDTEKRKEVDPPPNSAEIKKTSTTALAEANQNSKTPSVDEETSQSKNEQSLVAASTTNNNNNNLEKTLKKPDKLLPCPRCNSADTKFCYYNNYNVNQPRYFCRACQRYWTAGGTMRNVPVGAGRRKHKNNSSSHYRHVTVSEALDAARVFSPDETHYAPNSKTNGRLLSFGLDHPTICNPAEKRGLSDTRDDHCSSASSNTVSKSMEQSGKNMSQESLPQQNCGFVPQVPCITSVPWPYTWSSSAIPSPQTLCPPGFPMPFYPTPFWNCGVPGNWNAPWFPSPTSATSPSLSNSSSNPPTPGKRTRDHNDDDDDTTKQDDLRKEESPRQRSGSVLVPKTLRIDDPNEAAKSSIWETLGIKNESVSKGGMTKAFQPKKDGKEHVETSPMLMANPAALARSLNFHENS is encoded by the exons ATGATTGAAAGTAAAGATCCTGCAATTAAACTATTCGGCCAAAAGATTCTAGCTGAAGCTATGGatgtagaagaagaaagagatgGATATCTTAGCGAGTCTGAgagtgaagatgaagaaacaacaaAG GACCATGAAGCAAAAAAAGACACTGAGAAAAGGAAAGAAGTTGATCCTCCACCAAATTCTGCAGAGATCAAGAAAACATCAACAACAGCATTAGCAGAAGCTAATCAGAATTCAAAAACACCATCTGTAGATGAAGAAACATCACAATCCAAAAATGAACAAAGCCTTGTAGCAGcatcaacaacaaacaacaataacaacaatcttGAGAAAACACTAAAGAAGCCCGACAAACTACTCCCATGTCCGCGCTGCAACAGCGCGGACACAAAATTTTGTTACTACAACAACTATAATGTCAACCAGCCCCGCTATTTCTGCAGAGCGTGTCAAAGATACTGGACTGCCGGCGGAACCATGAGGAATGTTCCGGTTGGTGCAGGGAGAAGAAAGCACAAAAACAACTCTTCATCGCATTATCGTCACGTCACCGTCTCTGAGGCACTTGATGCAGCAAGAGTTTTCTCTCCTGATGAAACTCATTATGCTCCAAATTCGAAAACCAATGGTAGACTCCTTAGCTTTGGATTGGATCATCCAACAATCTGCAATCCTGCAGAGAAAAGGGGTCTCAGCGACACTCGTGACGATCATTGTTCAAGTGCATCTTCTAATACAGTTTCAAAATCTATGGAGCAAAGTGGCAAAAACATGTCACAAGAATCATTACCACAGCAAAATTGTGGTTTTGTTCCTCAAGTTCCATGTATCACAAGCGTTCCTTGGCCTTACACTTGGAGTTCTTCCGCGATTCCCTCGCCGCAAACATTGTGTCCTCCTGGATTTCCCATGCCATTCTACCCTACTCCATTTTGGAACTGCGGTGTTCCCGGAAATTGGAATGCTCCTTGGTTTCCCTCTCCTACTTCCGCTACAAGTCCAAGCTTATCGAACTCTAGTTCAAATCCTCCAACGCCTGGGAAACGCACGAGGGATCATAATGATGACGATGATGACACGACTAAACAAGACGATCTTCGAAAAGAAGAATCACCAAGACAAAGAAGTGGGAGTGTATTGGTTCCAAAAACATTGAGAATTGATGATCCAAATGAAGCTGCAAAGAGTTCTATATGGGAAACACTTGGAATCAAGAATGAAAGTGTGAGTAAGGGAGGCATGACCAAAGCTTTTCAAccaaagaaagatggaaaagaacATGTTGAAACCTCTCCAATGTTGATGGCTAACCCTGCAGCTTTGGCTAGATCACTTAATTTTCATGAAAATTCTTAA